From the genome of Bradyrhizobium elkanii USDA 76, one region includes:
- a CDS encoding GNAT family N-acetyltransferase produces the protein MSLLIRRARPDEAGLVFSLVRELAEYEKLLHEVHASEADIADALFGANPRLYCDIVEWNGEPAGFAVWFVNFSTFAGRHGIYLEDLFVRPALRGKGIGKALLVHLAKQCLANGWSRLQWAVLDWNAPSIAFYKSLGAELMDEWTICRVSGEALSTLAEGAR, from the coding sequence ATGTCGCTCTTGATCCGCCGCGCGCGGCCCGATGAGGCCGGACTGGTGTTCTCGCTGGTCCGCGAACTCGCCGAATACGAAAAGCTTCTGCATGAGGTTCACGCCAGCGAGGCCGATATCGCCGACGCGCTGTTCGGCGCCAATCCGCGGCTTTATTGCGACATCGTGGAATGGAATGGCGAGCCTGCCGGCTTCGCGGTCTGGTTCGTCAACTTCTCGACCTTCGCCGGCCGTCACGGCATCTATCTCGAAGACCTCTTCGTGCGTCCGGCGCTGCGCGGCAAGGGCATCGGCAAGGCGCTGCTGGTGCATCTGGCGAAGCAATGCCTCGCCAATGGCTGGTCGCGCCTGCAATGGGCGGTGCTCGACTGGAACGCGCCGTCGATCGCGTTCTACAAGTCGCTCGGCGCCGAGCTGATGGACGAATGGACGATTTGCCGCGTCTCCGGCGAGGCGCTGTCGACGCTCGCGGAAGGGGCGCGCTGA
- a CDS encoding dihydrofolate reductase, producing MEIVLVVAVAENGVIGKDNAIPWRLKSDLRRLKAITLGKPVVMGRKTFESLPRPLPRRTNIVVTRDANYRARGAIVTTSFENARAIALGDALRRFATEIAIIGGAEIYAQWMGIADRLEITEVHARPDGDTWFDKIDAKAWEEVARVRNPAGPDDSVDFSYVTYRRRGRG from the coding sequence ATGGAGATCGTGCTCGTCGTTGCGGTCGCCGAGAACGGCGTGATCGGGAAGGACAACGCCATTCCGTGGCGGCTGAAATCCGATCTGCGACGCCTCAAGGCGATCACGCTGGGCAAGCCCGTCGTGATGGGACGCAAGACCTTCGAATCCCTGCCCAGGCCGCTGCCGCGACGCACCAACATCGTGGTGACGCGCGATGCCAACTACCGTGCGCGCGGCGCCATCGTCACGACGTCGTTTGAAAACGCCCGCGCCATTGCGCTTGGTGACGCGCTGCGGCGTTTCGCCACTGAAATTGCAATCATCGGCGGCGCGGAAATCTATGCGCAGTGGATGGGCATCGCCGACCGGCTTGAGATCACCGAGGTTCACGCCCGGCCGGACGGCGATACATGGTTCGACAAAATCGATGCGAAGGCGTGGGAAGAGGTGGCGCGCGTGCGAAATCCGGCAGGGCCGGACGACAGCGTCGACTTCTCCTATGTGACATATCGTCGGCGCGGCCGGGGTTAA
- the hflK gene encoding FtsH protease activity modulator HflK has product MPWKNQGGGPWGSGPKGPWGTGPQSAGPRPPDLEDLLRRGQDRLQQWLPGGHFSGMGVALVLVAALAIWFATGIFRVQSEELGVVLRFGKYVRDAQPGLRYHLPYPIETVLLPKALRVSTISIGMTLIDDPARRGRTMRDVPEESLMLTGDENIVDVDFTVLWRIKPGGAGAYLFNIQNPEGTVKAVAESAMREVIGRSQIQPILTGARNVTEQSVQELMQKTLDTYNAGIQITQVQMQKVDPPAQVIDAFRDVQAARADLERKQNEAQTYANSIVPGARGRAAQIQQAAEGYKEQAVAEAKGQSARFLKVYEEYKKAPDVTRERIYLETMEKVLGGSEKLVYDGGPGQNIVPYLPLGELTPRRPAAPATTGQQQGATR; this is encoded by the coding sequence ATGCCGTGGAAAAATCAAGGCGGGGGGCCCTGGGGCTCGGGTCCGAAAGGGCCATGGGGCACCGGTCCGCAGTCAGCCGGGCCAAGGCCGCCGGATCTTGAGGATCTGCTGCGGCGCGGCCAGGACCGCCTGCAGCAGTGGCTGCCCGGCGGGCATTTCAGCGGCATGGGCGTCGCGCTGGTGCTGGTCGCCGCGCTGGCGATCTGGTTCGCGACCGGCATCTTCCGCGTGCAGTCCGAAGAGCTCGGCGTCGTGCTGCGCTTCGGCAAGTATGTCCGCGATGCGCAGCCCGGCCTGCGCTATCACCTGCCATATCCGATTGAGACAGTGCTGCTGCCGAAGGCGCTGCGCGTCAGCACGATCTCGATCGGCATGACCCTGATCGACGATCCCGCACGGCGCGGCCGCACCATGCGCGACGTGCCGGAAGAGAGCCTGATGCTGACCGGCGACGAGAACATCGTCGACGTCGACTTCACCGTGCTGTGGCGCATCAAGCCGGGTGGGGCCGGCGCCTATCTGTTCAACATCCAGAATCCCGAAGGCACCGTGAAGGCGGTTGCCGAAAGCGCGATGCGTGAGGTGATCGGCCGCTCGCAGATCCAGCCGATCCTGACCGGGGCGCGCAACGTCACCGAGCAGAGCGTCCAGGAGCTGATGCAGAAGACGCTCGATACCTACAACGCGGGCATCCAGATCACGCAGGTGCAGATGCAGAAGGTCGATCCCCCGGCGCAGGTGATCGACGCATTCCGCGACGTGCAGGCGGCGCGCGCCGACCTCGAGCGCAAGCAGAACGAGGCGCAGACCTACGCGAACAGCATCGTGCCCGGAGCACGCGGGCGTGCCGCGCAGATTCAGCAGGCCGCCGAGGGTTACAAGGAGCAGGCGGTCGCCGAGGCCAAGGGCCAAAGCGCGCGCTTCCTCAAGGTCTATGAAGAGTACAAGAAGGCACCCGACGTGACACGCGAGCGCATCTATCTGGAGACCATGGAAAAAGTGCTCGGCGGCTCCGAGAAGCTGGTTTACGACGGCGGCCCGGGCCAGAACATCGTGCCCTACCTTCCGCTCGGCGAACTGACGCCGCGGCGTCCGGCGGCACCGGCCACGACCGGCCAGCAGCAGGGAGCCACCCGATGA
- the hflC gene encoding protease modulator HflC, translated as MRSPVTGIVSLIILFIVLAVGYSSVFTVQQTEQTIVLRFGEPVDIVTEPGLHFKAPWNSVINVDKRILDLENPSQEVIASDQKRLVVDAFARYRIKNALRYYTSVGSIQAANLQLTTLLNAALRRVLGEVNFITVVRDDREKLMQRIREQLDREADGYGIEVVDVRIRRADLPEQNSQAVYNRMKTEREREAAEFRAQGDQKAQEIRSKADREATVIVAEANSAADQTRGAGDAERNRLFAEAYGKDKDFFAFYRSMTAYENGLRSSDTRFLLRPDSEFFRYFGGASGKLPEAAAAPKQ; from the coding sequence ATGAGGTCCCCCGTCACCGGCATTGTGTCCCTGATCATCCTCTTCATTGTGCTCGCCGTCGGCTACAGCTCGGTGTTCACCGTGCAGCAGACCGAGCAGACCATCGTCTTGCGGTTCGGCGAGCCGGTCGACATCGTCACCGAGCCCGGCCTGCACTTCAAGGCGCCGTGGAATTCGGTGATCAACGTCGACAAGCGCATCCTCGATCTGGAAAACCCGTCGCAGGAGGTGATCGCCTCCGACCAGAAGCGGCTCGTGGTCGACGCCTTCGCGCGCTATCGCATCAAGAATGCGTTGCGCTACTACACCAGCGTCGGCTCGATCCAGGCCGCCAATCTGCAGCTGACCACGCTGCTGAACGCGGCGCTGCGCCGTGTGCTCGGCGAGGTCAACTTCATCACCGTGGTGCGTGACGATCGCGAGAAGCTGATGCAGCGGATTCGCGAGCAGCTCGACAGGGAAGCGGACGGATACGGCATCGAGGTCGTCGACGTCCGAATCCGCCGCGCCGACCTGCCGGAGCAGAACAGCCAGGCCGTCTACAACCGGATGAAGACCGAACGCGAGCGCGAGGCGGCCGAGTTCCGTGCCCAGGGCGACCAGAAGGCGCAGGAGATCCGCTCCAAGGCCGACCGCGAAGCGACCGTGATCGTCGCCGAGGCCAACTCGGCCGCGGACCAGACCCGCGGTGCGGGCGATGCCGAGCGCAACCGCCTGTTCGCCGAAGCCTATGGCAAGGACAAGGACTTCTTCGCGTTCTATCGCTCGATGACGGCCTATGAGAACGGCCTGCGTTCCAGCGACACGCGTTTCCTGTTGCGGCCGGACTCGGAATTCTTCAGATACTTCGGCGGTGCAAGTGGCAAGTTGCCTGAGGCGGCCGCCGCGCCGAAACAGTAA
- a CDS encoding DUF2065 domain-containing protein: MKSIAFGDFLIGLGILFVLEGILFAASPAWMRRAMKSALATPDNILRIVGIGSAVAGLVLIWAVRR, translated from the coding sequence ATGAAGTCCATAGCGTTCGGCGACTTCCTCATCGGGTTGGGAATCCTGTTCGTGCTCGAAGGCATCCTGTTCGCGGCAAGCCCGGCCTGGATGCGCCGGGCGATGAAGAGCGCGCTGGCGACGCCCGACAACATCCTGCGCATCGTCGGTATCGGCTCGGCGGTCGCCGGGCTTGTGCTGATCTGGGCGGTGCGAAGATAG
- a CDS encoding Do family serine endopeptidase, whose protein sequence is MTAARPALSRRFRMMGAAISIGAASMLSSVPAFARGPEGIADIAEKVIDAVVNISTSQTVEAKDRTMPQLPPGSPFEEFFDDFFKNRRGPPGKGGDKSGEFQPRKTNSLGSGFIVDTAGIVVTNNHVIADADEINVILNDGTKIKAELVGVDKKTDLAVLKFKPPKPLTAVKFGDSDKIRLGDWVVAIGNPFSLGGTVTAGIVSAKNRDISQGPYDSYIQTDAAINRGNSGGPLFNLDGEVIGVNTLIISPTGGSIGLGFAVPSKTVAGVVDQLQKFGELRRGWLGVRIQQVTDEIADSLNIKPARGALVAGVDDKGPAKPAGIEPGDVVVKFDGKDVKDPKDLSRIVADTAVGKEVDVVVIRKGNEETRKVTLGRLEDNEKVQQVNAKSKDDSAEKPVTQKALGLDLAALSKDLRTKYKIKDSVKGVVVTGVDGNSDAAEKRLSAGDVIVEVAQEAVSSAADIKKRVDQLKKDGKKSVLLLVSNGDGELRFVALGVQ, encoded by the coding sequence ATGACCGCTGCCAGACCAGCCCTGAGCCGCCGCTTCCGCATGATGGGAGCCGCGATCTCGATCGGTGCTGCGAGCATGCTGAGCTCCGTGCCGGCGTTCGCACGCGGTCCTGAAGGCATCGCGGACATCGCCGAGAAGGTGATCGACGCCGTCGTCAACATCTCGACGTCGCAGACCGTCGAGGCCAAGGACCGGACGATGCCGCAGCTGCCGCCGGGCTCGCCGTTCGAGGAATTCTTCGACGACTTCTTCAAGAACCGCCGCGGGCCGCCTGGCAAGGGCGGCGACAAGAGCGGCGAGTTCCAGCCGCGCAAGACCAACTCGCTCGGCTCGGGCTTCATCGTCGACACCGCGGGCATCGTCGTCACCAACAACCACGTCATCGCCGACGCCGACGAGATCAACGTCATCCTCAACGACGGGACCAAGATCAAGGCCGAGCTGGTCGGCGTCGACAAGAAGACCGACCTTGCGGTCCTGAAATTCAAGCCGCCGAAGCCGCTCACCGCGGTCAAGTTCGGTGACAGCGACAAGATCCGGCTCGGCGACTGGGTGGTCGCTATCGGCAACCCGTTCAGCCTCGGCGGCACGGTGACCGCGGGCATCGTCTCGGCCAAGAACCGCGACATCAGCCAGGGCCCGTATGACAGCTACATCCAGACCGACGCCGCCATCAACCGCGGCAATTCCGGCGGTCCGCTGTTCAACCTCGATGGGGAGGTGATCGGCGTCAACACGCTGATCATCTCGCCGACCGGCGGTTCGATCGGCCTCGGCTTCGCCGTGCCGTCGAAGACCGTGGCCGGCGTCGTCGACCAGTTGCAGAAATTCGGCGAGCTGCGCCGCGGCTGGCTCGGCGTGCGCATCCAGCAGGTCACCGACGAGATCGCCGACAGCCTCAACATCAAGCCGGCGCGCGGCGCGCTGGTTGCCGGTGTCGACGACAAGGGGCCGGCCAAGCCGGCGGGCATCGAGCCCGGCGACGTCGTCGTCAAGTTCGACGGCAAGGACGTCAAGGACCCCAAGGATCTGTCGCGCATCGTTGCCGACACGGCGGTCGGCAAGGAAGTCGACGTCGTCGTCATCCGCAAGGGCAATGAGGAGACCCGCAAGGTCACGCTCGGCCGGCTCGAGGACAATGAGAAGGTTCAGCAGGTCAACGCCAAGTCGAAGGACGACAGCGCCGAGAAGCCGGTGACCCAGAAGGCGCTCGGTCTCGACCTCGCGGCGCTGAGCAAGGACCTGCGCACCAAGTACAAGATCAAGGACAGCGTGAAGGGTGTCGTCGTCACCGGCGTCGACGGCAACTCCGATGCCGCCGAGAAGCGGCTGTCGGCGGGCGATGTCATCGTCGAGGTGGCGCAGGAGGCGGTATCGAGCGCCGCCGACATCAAGAAGCGCGTCGATCAGCTCAAGAAGGACGGCAAGAAGTCGGTGCTGCTGCTGGTCTCGAACGGCGACGGCGAACTGCGCTTCGTCGCGCTCGGCGTGCAGTAG
- the serB gene encoding phosphoserine phosphatase SerB, protein MSLVATLICNPASPALDSTIIDGARAVLPSPGPAQWLFNEVAVDIPFESEDSSRDAIKTIEDRLRQARGDLPIDIVVQARIARRKKLFLADMDSTMIGQECIDELADFAGLKAHVAAITERAMRGEIEFESALRERVALLKGLPVSVVDEVLDKRITLTPGGRELVMTMRAHGAYTCLISGGFILFTKVVAAKVGFQENRANQLQVAGGKLTGQVVEPILGRATKLATLIELTESFDLDDIDTLVVGDGANDLGMIQAAGLGVAYHAKPAVAAAAAVRIDHGDLTALLYAQGYRRDEFVEN, encoded by the coding sequence ATGTCCCTCGTTGCCACGCTGATCTGCAATCCTGCAAGCCCCGCGCTCGACTCCACCATCATCGACGGTGCGCGGGCCGTGCTGCCCTCACCCGGCCCGGCGCAGTGGCTGTTCAACGAAGTCGCCGTCGACATTCCGTTCGAAAGCGAGGACAGCAGCAGGGACGCTATCAAGACAATCGAGGACCGCCTTCGCCAGGCCCGCGGCGACCTGCCGATCGACATTGTCGTGCAGGCTCGGATCGCCCGGCGCAAGAAGCTTTTTTTGGCCGACATGGATTCCACCATGATCGGCCAGGAGTGCATCGACGAGCTCGCCGACTTCGCGGGGCTCAAGGCCCATGTCGCTGCGATCACGGAGCGCGCGATGCGCGGCGAGATCGAGTTCGAGTCCGCGCTGCGCGAGCGCGTGGCGCTGCTCAAGGGCCTGCCGGTCAGCGTGGTCGACGAGGTGCTCGACAAGCGCATCACGCTGACGCCGGGCGGGCGCGAACTGGTCATGACCATGCGCGCGCACGGCGCCTATACCTGCCTGATCTCGGGCGGCTTCATCTTGTTCACCAAGGTGGTCGCGGCGAAGGTCGGCTTTCAGGAGAACCGCGCCAACCAGTTGCAGGTCGCGGGCGGCAAGCTGACCGGCCAGGTGGTCGAGCCGATCCTCGGCCGCGCCACCAAGCTCGCCACCCTGATCGAGCTCACCGAATCCTTCGATCTCGACGACATCGACACGCTGGTGGTGGGCGACGGCGCCAACGATCTCGGCATGATCCAGGCTGCGGGCCTCGGCGTTGCCTATCACGCCAAGCCGGCGGTCGCGGCCGCGGCCGCAGTCCGGATCGACCACGGCGATCTCACCGCGCTGCTGTATGCGCAGGGTTATCGGCGGGATGAGTTCGTCGAGAATTGA
- the miaA gene encoding tRNA (adenosine(37)-N6)-dimethylallyltransferase MiaA: MQAHSGLLNKAVLIAGPTASGKSALALELAQRTGGVVINTDSMQVYRDLRIITARPTAGEEALVPHRLYGHVDAGVNFSAGAWVADAAKVLGEVRAQGRLPIFIGGSGLYFKALTRGLSAVPPIPADVRDGVRARLEQHGVEALHAELAERDPVSAERLKPRDRTRITRALEVVEATGRPLPDWHREGLPPLLPPGDFHAVFLAPERETLYARIDARFGSMLDAGALDEVAALAARGLDPLLPAMKAHGVPALIRHLRGEISREEAAKIGRADTRHYAKRQFTWFRHQLPEFAWVEPDSAGKWLREQTP, translated from the coding sequence ATGCAGGCGCATTCGGGATTGTTGAACAAGGCAGTGCTTATCGCAGGGCCGACCGCCAGCGGCAAGTCGGCGCTGGCGCTCGAACTCGCGCAGCGGACCGGCGGGGTCGTGATCAACACCGACTCCATGCAGGTCTATCGTGACCTCCGGATCATCACGGCGCGGCCGACCGCAGGCGAAGAGGCGCTGGTTCCGCACCGGCTCTACGGCCATGTCGACGCCGGCGTGAATTTCTCCGCCGGCGCCTGGGTGGCCGATGCCGCGAAGGTGCTCGGCGAGGTGCGTGCGCAAGGACGGCTGCCGATCTTCATCGGCGGCTCGGGCCTCTATTTCAAGGCGCTGACGCGCGGCTTGTCGGCGGTGCCGCCGATCCCGGCTGATGTGCGCGACGGCGTGCGCGCACGGCTTGAGCAGCACGGCGTCGAGGCGCTGCATGCCGAGCTTGCCGAGCGCGATCCGGTGTCGGCCGAACGGCTGAAGCCGCGCGATCGTACCCGCATCACGCGGGCGCTCGAGGTGGTCGAGGCCACCGGCCGCCCGCTGCCGGACTGGCATCGCGAGGGCCTGCCGCCACTGCTGCCGCCGGGCGATTTTCATGCGGTGTTCCTCGCGCCGGAGCGCGAGACGCTCTATGCACGGATCGACGCGCGGTTCGGCTCCATGCTCGATGCCGGCGCGCTCGACGAGGTCGCGGCGCTGGCGGCCCGGGGGCTCGATCCGCTGCTGCCGGCGATGAAGGCCCACGGGGTGCCGGCGCTGATCCGGCACCTGAGGGGAGAGATCAGCCGCGAGGAAGCGGCTAAGATCGGCCGGGCCGACACTCGCCATTATGCGAAGCGCCAGTTCACCTGGTTTCGCCATCAGCTCCCTGAATTCGCTTGGGTCGAGCCGGATTCGGCCGGCAAATGGCTGCGAGAGCAAACCCCGTAG
- a CDS encoding acetolactate synthase 3 large subunit, translated as MTDKSHDPNQMTGAAMIVRALIDHGVQHVFGYPGGAVLPIYDEIFQQSEVEHILVRHEQGAGHAAEGYARSTGKPGVVLVTSGPGATNMVTPLTDALMDSIPLVCITGQVPTHLIGNDAFQECDTVGITRPATKHNWLVRDVNDLARVLHEAFYVATTGRPGPVVVDVPKDVQFATGTYHPPRKSDVHISYTPRVKGDATQIRKAVALLANAKRPVIYSGGGVINSGPEASKLLRQLVEATGFPITSTLMGLGAYPASGPNWLGMLGMHGTYEANMTMHDCDVMLCVGARFDDRITGRTDAFSPGSKKIHIDIDPSSINKNIRVDVPIIGDAGNVLGDLLQVFKAEAKKPDIKSWWQQIAQWRARNSLSYRKNNDIILPQYAIQRLFELTRGKDTYITTEVGQHQMWAAQFFGFEEPHRWMTSGGLGTMGYGLPAAVGVQVAHPDSLVIDIAGDASVQMTIQEMSTAVQFELPIKIFILNNQYMGMVRQWQQLLHGNRLSHSYSEALPDFVKLADAYGCVGLQATKPSDLDGAIKEMISIKRPVLFDCRVAALENCFPMIPSGKAHNEMLLPEEATDEATAKAFSGGKALV; from the coding sequence ATGACCGACAAGAGCCACGATCCCAATCAGATGACCGGCGCCGCGATGATCGTGCGCGCGCTCATCGATCACGGCGTGCAGCATGTCTTCGGCTACCCCGGCGGTGCGGTGCTTCCGATCTACGACGAGATCTTCCAGCAGAGCGAGGTCGAGCACATCCTGGTCCGTCACGAGCAGGGCGCCGGCCATGCCGCCGAAGGCTATGCGCGCTCGACCGGCAAGCCCGGCGTGGTGCTGGTGACGTCGGGCCCCGGCGCCACCAACATGGTGACGCCGCTGACCGACGCGCTGATGGATTCGATCCCGCTGGTCTGCATCACCGGCCAGGTGCCGACCCACCTGATCGGCAACGACGCCTTCCAGGAGTGCGATACGGTCGGCATCACGCGGCCCGCCACCAAGCACAATTGGCTGGTTCGCGACGTCAACGACCTCGCCAGGGTGCTGCACGAGGCCTTCTATGTCGCCACCACCGGCCGCCCCGGCCCGGTCGTGGTCGACGTGCCGAAGGACGTGCAGTTCGCGACCGGCACCTATCATCCGCCGCGCAAGTCGGACGTGCACATCTCCTACACGCCGCGCGTCAAGGGCGACGCGACCCAGATCCGCAAGGCGGTGGCGCTGCTCGCCAACGCAAAGCGTCCGGTGATCTATTCCGGCGGCGGCGTGATCAATTCGGGTCCCGAGGCCTCGAAACTGCTGCGCCAGCTGGTGGAGGCGACCGGCTTCCCGATCACCTCGACCCTGATGGGGCTGGGCGCCTATCCCGCCTCGGGCCCGAACTGGCTCGGCATGCTGGGCATGCACGGCACCTACGAAGCCAACATGACGATGCATGATTGCGACGTCATGCTGTGCGTCGGCGCGCGCTTCGACGACCGCATCACCGGCCGTACCGACGCGTTCTCGCCGGGCTCGAAGAAGATCCACATCGACATCGACCCGTCCTCGATCAACAAGAACATCCGCGTCGACGTGCCGATCATCGGCGACGCCGGCAACGTGCTCGGCGATTTGCTGCAGGTGTTCAAGGCGGAAGCCAAGAAGCCGGACATCAAGTCGTGGTGGCAGCAGATCGCGCAATGGCGCGCGCGCAACTCGCTGTCCTACCGCAAGAACAACGATATCATCCTGCCGCAATATGCGATCCAGCGCCTGTTCGAGCTGACCCGCGGCAAGGACACCTACATCACGACCGAGGTCGGTCAGCATCAGATGTGGGCCGCGCAGTTCTTTGGCTTCGAGGAGCCGCATCGCTGGATGACCTCGGGCGGTCTCGGCACCATGGGCTACGGCCTGCCGGCCGCGGTCGGCGTGCAGGTGGCGCATCCGGACAGCCTGGTGATCGACATCGCCGGCGACGCCTCGGTGCAGATGACGATCCAGGAGATGTCGACGGCGGTCCAGTTCGAGCTGCCGATCAAGATCTTCATCCTGAACAACCAGTACATGGGCATGGTTCGGCAATGGCAGCAGCTGCTGCACGGCAACCGCCTGTCGCACTCGTACTCCGAGGCGCTGCCGGACTTCGTCAAGCTCGCCGATGCCTACGGCTGCGTCGGCCTGCAGGCGACCAAGCCGTCCGATCTCGACGGCGCGATCAAGGAGATGATCTCGATCAAGCGCCCGGTGCTGTTCGACTGCCGCGTCGCCGCGCTGGAGAACTGCTTCCCGATGATCCCGTCGGGCAAGGCGCATAACGAGATGCTGCTGCCGGAAGAGGCGACCGACGAGGCCACCGCGAAGGCCTTCTCCGGTGGCAAGGCGCTGGTGTGA
- a CDS encoding threonine dehydratase yields MFDLNELERAHRIVGTAVPATPAHAWPLLAERLGAEVVVKHENHTPTGAFKVRGGLVYLERLKRERPDVPGIISATRGNHGQSLAFAAGRHGVQAVIYVPRGNSVEKNRAMHAFGAELVEHGDDFQAAREEAERRAQFAGLHMVPSFHPDLVLGVATYALELFRTAPDLDILYMPIGQGSGICGCIMARDLLGLKTEIVGVQSTEAPSYALSFAAGKIVTTETSNTLADGMATRIPDADAFALIRKGASRIVQVSDDEVGQAIRAYWTDTHNLAEGAGAAALAAALQEKNRLAGKRVGLILSGGNIDFDLFRTWIGTDAAPAAQRAVA; encoded by the coding sequence ATGTTTGATCTCAACGAGCTCGAGCGCGCGCACCGGATCGTCGGCACCGCGGTGCCGGCGACGCCGGCGCACGCCTGGCCGCTGCTGGCCGAGCGGCTCGGCGCCGAGGTCGTGGTCAAGCATGAGAACCACACGCCGACCGGCGCCTTCAAGGTGCGCGGCGGCCTGGTCTATCTCGAACGGCTGAAGCGCGAGCGGCCCGACGTGCCCGGCATCATCTCGGCGACACGCGGCAATCACGGCCAGAGCCTGGCGTTCGCGGCAGGGCGTCACGGTGTGCAGGCGGTGATCTATGTGCCGCGCGGCAACTCGGTCGAGAAGAACCGCGCCATGCACGCGTTCGGGGCCGAGCTCGTCGAGCACGGCGACGACTTCCAGGCCGCGCGGGAGGAGGCCGAGCGCCGCGCCCAATTCGCCGGCCTGCACATGGTGCCGTCGTTCCACCCGGACCTCGTGCTGGGTGTCGCGACCTACGCGCTCGAACTGTTCCGTACCGCGCCCGATCTCGACATTCTCTATATGCCGATCGGGCAGGGCTCCGGCATCTGCGGCTGCATCATGGCGCGCGACCTGCTCGGGCTGAAGACCGAGATCGTCGGCGTGCAGTCGACCGAGGCGCCGTCCTACGCGCTGTCGTTTGCGGCGGGAAAGATCGTCACCACCGAGACCAGCAACACCCTTGCCGACGGCATGGCGACGCGGATTCCGGACGCGGATGCGTTCGCGCTGATCCGCAAGGGCGCCTCCCGCATCGTGCAGGTCAGCGACGACGAGGTCGGGCAGGCGATCCGCGCCTACTGGACCGACACCCATAATCTCGCCGAGGGCGCGGGCGCCGCGGCGCTCGCGGCCGCGCTGCAGGAAAAGAACAGGCTCGCCGGCAAGCGGGTCGGTCTGATCCTGAGCGGCGGCAATATCGATTTCGATCTGTTCCGGACCTGGATCGGGACGGATGCTGCGCCGGCCGCCCAGCGGGCGGTGGCGTGA
- the ilvN gene encoding acetolactate synthase small subunit — protein MNQPASAYFLEERHDPNETHTLSVLVQNEPGVLARVIGLFSGRGYNIESLTVSETESQKHLSRITIVTTGTPMVIQQIKHQLDRMIPVYRVVDMTLTGSSIERELAMVKVRGGGDHRVEALRLADAFRARVIDATTESFVFEITGNSSKISQFIDLMRPLGLVEVSRTGVAAITRGPEGM, from the coding sequence ATGAACCAGCCCGCATCCGCCTACTTCCTCGAAGAGCGTCACGATCCCAACGAGACGCATACGCTGTCCGTGCTCGTGCAGAACGAGCCCGGCGTGCTCGCGCGCGTGATCGGCCTGTTCTCCGGCCGCGGCTACAACATCGAGAGTCTCACCGTCTCGGAGACCGAGAGCCAGAAACATCTCTCGCGGATCACGATCGTCACCACCGGCACGCCGATGGTGATCCAGCAGATCAAGCATCAGCTCGACCGCATGATCCCGGTCTACCGCGTCGTCGACATGACGCTGACCGGCAGCTCGATCGAGCGCGAGCTTGCGATGGTCAAGGTGCGGGGCGGTGGCGATCACCGCGTCGAGGCGCTGCGGCTGGCGGACGCATTCCGCGCCCGGGTGATCGACGCCACGACCGAGAGCTTTGTGTTCGAGATCACGGGCAATTCGTCCAAGATCAGTCAGTTCATCGACCTGATGCGTCCGCTGGGCCTGGTCGAGGTGTCACGAACCGGGGTGGCCGCGATCACGCGTGGGCCGGAAGGGATGTGA
- a CDS encoding class I SAM-dependent methyltransferase, which yields MLARDWYYTQRRQVGLDTAVASIYDVSEDSDVRARQALSMLGVKPGWRIADIGCGNGVLATEAALMGAEVDAIDISPAMIGLAEIYARDRKAKIRTQPAGLLSFAYQPNSYDLIVSEFTLHHLPDFWKAVALSRIFNALKPGANFYLRDMVFVGMPDGVDRDVEGWADFSIKNHGFERESVITHMRDEYSTFGWVMERMLTETGFTLDSVDYHAPLHGTYLLRKPKPDEQI from the coding sequence ATGTTGGCGCGCGACTGGTATTACACGCAACGGCGGCAGGTCGGTCTCGATACCGCGGTGGCCTCGATCTATGATGTCAGCGAGGACAGCGATGTCCGTGCCCGCCAGGCGCTGTCCATGCTCGGCGTCAAGCCGGGCTGGCGGATCGCCGATATCGGCTGCGGCAACGGCGTGCTGGCCACCGAGGCGGCGCTGATGGGGGCCGAGGTCGATGCCATCGACATCTCGCCGGCGATGATCGGGCTTGCGGAAATCTATGCGCGCGACCGCAAGGCGAAGATCCGGACCCAGCCGGCCGGCCTGCTGTCGTTCGCCTATCAACCGAATTCCTACGACCTCATCGTCAGCGAGTTCACGCTGCACCATCTGCCGGACTTCTGGAAGGCGGTGGCGCTGTCGCGAATCTTCAACGCGTTGAAGCCCGGCGCGAACTTCTATCTGCGCGACATGGTGTTCGTCGGCATGCCCGACGGCGTCGATCGCGATGTCGAAGGTTGGGCCGATTTCTCGATCAAGAATCACGGTTTCGAGCGCGAAAGCGTGATCACCCATATGCGCGACGAATACTCGACCTTCGGCTGGGTGATGGAGCGCATGCTGACCGAGACCGGTTTCACGCTGGACTCCGTCGACTACCACGCGCCGCTGCACGGCACCTACCTGCTGCGCAAACCGAAGCCCGACGAGCAGATCTAG